One Paenarthrobacter aurescens TC1 DNA window includes the following coding sequences:
- a CDS encoding putative domain of unknown function (DUF967) (identified by match to protein family HMM PF03928): protein MSESPRHAELSEQEEELVFASFDNHDAWRLGSLIANHAIASGFGVAIDIRRHNIVLFRCVLPGATSDQEEWIRRKSASVLRFEHSTALLSEQFSARGHSPLGGGWLAHEDYTLAGGSFPIRVRGAGVIGAITVSGLTSDEDHQMVVDGIRNYLKTVGA from the coding sequence ATGTCTGAGTCACCGCGCCACGCTGAACTCAGCGAGCAGGAAGAAGAGCTGGTCTTTGCATCGTTCGACAACCACGACGCCTGGCGGCTGGGCTCGCTGATCGCCAACCACGCCATCGCGTCCGGGTTTGGCGTGGCGATCGATATCCGCCGCCACAACATCGTGCTCTTCCGCTGCGTCTTGCCGGGAGCCACCTCAGACCAAGAGGAGTGGATCCGCCGCAAGTCTGCTTCCGTGCTGAGGTTTGAGCACAGCACGGCGTTGTTGTCCGAGCAGTTTTCTGCCCGCGGTCATAGCCCTTTGGGTGGTGGCTGGCTTGCGCATGAGGACTACACCTTGGCAGGAGGATCGTTCCCCATACGCGTCCGCGGAGCAGGCGTGATCGGCGCGATCACCGTATCCGGGCTGACGTCCGATGAAGACCACCAGATGGTGGTGGACGGGATCCGGAACTACCTGAAGACGGTAGGGGCTTAG
- a CDS encoding oxidoreductase family, NAD-binding Rossmann fold domain protein (identified by match to protein family HMM PF01408; match to protein family HMM PF02894; match to protein family HMM PF03447) codes for MTLSNGTSDGTIRWGILGTGFIAGLQTKDLKENGFTVQAVGSRSLDSSKGFAEQYGIATAHGSYEELVADPLIDVVYIATPHPFHHANALLALNAGKHVLVEKSFTMNAREAQDIVDLAESKGLVALEAMWTRFLPHMIRIRDIIAAGTIGEVRKVVASHNQSLPQDPAHRLNDPALGGGALLDLGIYPISFAFDILGTPAAIRASATMSATGVDRQTAAIFDYDGGAQALVDCELDAASANRAMVIGTHGWIDIEHTWYNPVPFTVHAVDGSVVERYDQPVSSRGMQFQAAELERLIRAGETAGTILPPGETVAIMAAMDEIRRQIGLSYEADAVVEGK; via the coding sequence GTGACGCTCAGCAATGGCACCTCCGATGGAACAATCCGCTGGGGAATCCTCGGCACCGGTTTTATCGCCGGGCTCCAAACGAAGGACCTGAAGGAGAACGGCTTCACAGTGCAGGCCGTGGGGTCCCGTTCACTGGACTCGAGCAAAGGGTTCGCCGAACAGTACGGCATAGCCACCGCGCACGGCAGCTATGAGGAGCTGGTGGCTGACCCGTTGATTGACGTGGTGTACATCGCCACGCCTCACCCGTTCCATCACGCCAATGCGCTGCTGGCGTTGAACGCGGGCAAGCACGTGCTGGTGGAGAAGTCGTTCACCATGAACGCTCGCGAAGCGCAAGACATTGTGGATCTGGCCGAGTCAAAGGGCCTCGTCGCCCTGGAAGCGATGTGGACCCGGTTCCTCCCCCACATGATCCGCATTCGCGACATCATCGCTGCCGGCACCATCGGAGAGGTCCGCAAGGTGGTGGCCAGCCACAACCAGAGCCTCCCCCAGGACCCTGCACACCGGCTCAACGATCCCGCACTCGGCGGTGGAGCACTGCTGGACCTGGGCATCTACCCGATCTCCTTCGCGTTTGACATCCTCGGCACCCCGGCCGCAATCCGTGCCAGCGCCACTATGTCGGCCACCGGCGTGGACCGCCAAACGGCGGCGATTTTTGATTACGACGGCGGTGCGCAGGCTTTGGTGGACTGCGAACTCGATGCGGCCAGCGCCAACCGCGCCATGGTGATCGGCACTCATGGCTGGATCGACATTGAACACACCTGGTACAACCCGGTGCCGTTCACGGTTCATGCTGTTGATGGCAGTGTTGTTGAACGGTATGACCAGCCCGTCAGCAGCCGCGGAATGCAGTTCCAAGCTGCTGAGCTGGAACGCCTGATCCGTGCAGGAGAGACCGCCGGAACCATCTTGCCGCCGGGTGAGACCGTGGCCATCATGGCTGCGATGGATGAGATCCGCCGCCAGATCGGGCTGAGCTACGAGGCTGACGCTGTAGTGGAAGGAAAATGA
- a CDS encoding conserved hypothetical protein (identified by match to protein family HMM PF01261; match to protein family HMM PF07582), which yields MPRPYTLFTGQWADLPFEEVARLASGWGYDGLEIAVSGDHLDAWRWDEPGYVESKLAILEKYNLKVWAISNHLKGQAVCDDPIDFRHEAIVGSRVWGDGEPEGVRQRAAEEMKHTARLARALGVDTVVGFTGSSIWQYVAMFPPVPEKVIDAGYQDFADRWNPILDVFDEQGVRFAHEVHPSEIAYDYWTTVRTLEAIGHREAFGLNWDPSHFMWQGIDPVSFIWDFKDRIYHVDCKDTKLRPTGRNTVMGSHLPWGDPRRGWDFVSAGRGDVPWESSFRALTAIGYNGPISVEWEDAGMDRLHGAPEALASLKMFDFPASQTSFDAAFSSKD from the coding sequence ATGCCCCGCCCGTACACCCTGTTCACCGGCCAGTGGGCCGACCTTCCCTTCGAGGAAGTCGCGCGCCTTGCCTCGGGCTGGGGCTACGACGGCCTGGAAATCGCCGTCTCCGGAGACCACCTGGACGCCTGGCGCTGGGACGAGCCCGGTTACGTCGAGTCCAAACTCGCCATCCTGGAGAAGTACAACCTGAAGGTCTGGGCCATCTCCAACCACCTCAAGGGCCAGGCCGTCTGCGATGACCCCATCGACTTCCGCCACGAAGCGATCGTCGGATCCCGTGTGTGGGGCGACGGCGAACCCGAAGGTGTCCGCCAACGCGCCGCCGAAGAAATGAAACACACCGCCCGTCTCGCCCGCGCCCTGGGCGTGGACACCGTGGTGGGGTTCACCGGCTCCTCCATCTGGCAATACGTCGCCATGTTCCCGCCCGTCCCCGAAAAAGTCATCGACGCCGGCTACCAGGACTTCGCCGACCGGTGGAACCCCATCCTGGACGTCTTCGACGAACAAGGGGTCCGCTTCGCCCACGAAGTCCACCCCTCCGAAATCGCCTACGACTACTGGACCACCGTCCGGACCCTCGAAGCGATCGGACACCGGGAAGCGTTCGGCCTGAACTGGGACCCGTCCCACTTCATGTGGCAAGGCATCGACCCCGTGTCCTTCATCTGGGACTTCAAGGACCGGATTTACCACGTGGACTGCAAGGACACCAAGCTCCGCCCCACCGGCCGGAACACCGTGATGGGCTCGCACCTGCCCTGGGGCGACCCCCGCCGCGGCTGGGACTTTGTCTCCGCCGGACGCGGTGACGTGCCCTGGGAATCGTCCTTCCGGGCCCTCACCGCGATCGGCTACAACGGACCCATCAGCGTGGAATGGGAAGACGCAGGCATGGACCGCCTCCACGGCGCCCCCGAAGCCCTCGCGTCGCTGAAGATGTTCGACTTCCCCGCCTCACAGACCTCCTTCGACGCCGCCTTCAGCAGCAAGGACTAG
- a CDS encoding putative myo-inositol 2-dehydrogenase (identified by match to protein family HMM PF01408; match to protein family HMM PF02894) has protein sequence MTISNSSPLGVAVIGYAFMGKAHSNAWRNVGSFFDVPAFEQKVLVGRDAGAVAEAAAKYGWAESATDWRAVLERDDIHIVDICAPGWMHAEIATAALAAGKHVLVEKPLANTIAEAEAMTAAAISARTQGVQSMIGFNYRRVPALALARELIAEGRLGTVRHIRAAYLQDWLSDAKSPMTWRLRKETAGSGALGDIASHAIDQILYLLDDPVTEVSGRLQTFVDQRPGADGLEDVTVDDAAWVNLTLASGAIASVEASRVATGQKNSLRLEIYGSLGSLTFDLENLNELKFMDTTVPVREQGFRRILVSEPEHPYLEAWWPQGHIIGWEHTFTHQIRDFLTAIATGVAPSPSFEDGLNIQQILAAVEESAAAKSSLIQLSARATSTATEGA, from the coding sequence ATGACTATTTCCAACTCCTCCCCGCTGGGAGTGGCGGTAATCGGCTATGCCTTCATGGGCAAGGCCCACTCGAACGCGTGGCGGAACGTGGGCAGTTTCTTCGACGTCCCGGCCTTCGAGCAGAAAGTGCTCGTGGGCCGGGACGCCGGTGCCGTCGCGGAGGCCGCCGCCAAATATGGCTGGGCCGAGTCCGCCACGGATTGGCGTGCCGTGCTTGAACGGGACGACATCCACATCGTCGATATTTGCGCGCCGGGATGGATGCACGCCGAAATCGCGACCGCCGCGCTGGCCGCCGGGAAACACGTCCTCGTGGAGAAGCCGCTGGCCAACACCATCGCCGAAGCCGAAGCCATGACCGCAGCAGCCATTTCTGCGCGGACCCAAGGGGTTCAGTCCATGATCGGCTTCAACTACCGCCGCGTCCCTGCCCTGGCCCTTGCCCGGGAACTCATCGCCGAAGGCCGGCTCGGAACCGTCCGGCACATCCGCGCCGCCTATCTGCAGGACTGGCTCTCCGACGCCAAGTCCCCCATGACCTGGCGCCTCCGCAAGGAAACTGCCGGATCCGGTGCGCTGGGCGACATCGCCTCGCACGCCATCGACCAGATCCTGTACCTCCTGGACGATCCCGTCACGGAGGTATCCGGCCGCCTGCAGACCTTTGTTGATCAGCGCCCAGGCGCTGATGGGCTGGAGGATGTCACGGTCGACGACGCCGCCTGGGTCAATCTGACGCTCGCCTCCGGAGCAATCGCCTCAGTGGAAGCCTCCCGCGTAGCGACCGGCCAGAAGAACTCCCTCAGGCTCGAAATCTACGGTTCGCTCGGATCGCTGACGTTCGATCTGGAAAACCTCAACGAACTCAAGTTCATGGACACCACAGTGCCCGTCCGGGAGCAAGGATTCCGACGGATCCTGGTCAGCGAACCCGAACACCCCTACCTCGAAGCGTGGTGGCCGCAGGGGCACATCATCGGTTGGGAGCACACGTTTACGCACCAGATCCGGGACTTCCTGACTGCCATCGCCACAGGTGTTGCTCCGTCGCCGTCGTTCGAGGACGGCCTGAACATCCAACAGATCTTGGCCGCAGTGGAAGAGTCCGCCGCAGCTAAAAGCTCACTGATCCAGCTGTCCGCAAGGGCAACCAGCACCGCTACTGAAGGAGCCTGA
- a CDS encoding NADH-dependent dehydrogenase (identified by match to protein family HMM PF01408): MSFAPSTRKGPVGVAVIGAGNISKQYLDNLTVFPDLKVLVIADLFVEAAEARAKEYGIPEFGAPELALNHPDVEIIVNLTIPAAHVEVATAAVNAGKHVWTEKPFSLDRESGLGLLKAADAAGIRLGTAPDTFLGAGLQTARRIIERGDIGTPLTGMTTFQTPGPESWHPNPAFLFQHGAGPLFDMGPYYLTALIQTFGSIRKVAAVGSSAKATRVIGSGPKAGEEFAVEVPTHVSAMAQFEGGQSSHSVFSFESPRLRMGFVEITGSEATLSLPDPNYFDGDLKLWRPGAEEPEIIPATGPANGRGLGVLDMARALRAGTAHRATGDLAYHVLDSMVSIAESVESGTFVDVTSNAPVSAALPEDWAPETATL; encoded by the coding sequence ATGAGCTTCGCACCTTCAACCCGCAAAGGCCCGGTTGGTGTCGCCGTCATCGGCGCGGGCAACATCAGCAAGCAGTATCTGGACAACCTCACGGTCTTCCCGGACCTGAAGGTCCTGGTGATCGCAGACCTCTTCGTCGAGGCCGCCGAAGCACGGGCCAAGGAATACGGAATCCCGGAGTTTGGTGCGCCCGAGCTGGCACTGAACCATCCCGACGTCGAAATCATCGTGAACCTGACCATCCCGGCAGCGCACGTCGAGGTTGCCACGGCTGCGGTGAACGCGGGCAAGCACGTCTGGACTGAGAAGCCCTTCTCGCTAGACCGCGAGTCCGGGCTTGGCCTGCTCAAGGCCGCAGACGCCGCCGGCATCCGCCTGGGCACCGCACCGGACACGTTCCTCGGAGCCGGTTTGCAGACGGCCCGCCGGATCATCGAACGTGGGGACATCGGGACGCCGTTGACCGGCATGACCACGTTCCAAACCCCCGGCCCGGAATCCTGGCACCCGAACCCGGCGTTCCTTTTCCAGCACGGCGCCGGTCCGCTGTTCGACATGGGACCGTACTACCTCACTGCGCTGATCCAGACCTTCGGATCGATCCGTAAGGTGGCCGCCGTCGGCTCCTCTGCCAAGGCGACCCGCGTCATTGGTTCCGGTCCCAAGGCGGGCGAGGAATTCGCCGTCGAGGTTCCCACGCATGTGTCCGCGATGGCGCAGTTCGAAGGTGGCCAGTCCTCGCACAGCGTGTTCAGTTTCGAGTCCCCGCGCCTGCGGATGGGCTTCGTGGAAATCACCGGCTCAGAGGCGACGCTGTCCCTCCCGGATCCGAACTATTTCGACGGCGACCTGAAGCTCTGGCGTCCCGGAGCGGAAGAACCGGAAATCATCCCTGCAACGGGTCCGGCCAACGGCCGCGGCCTGGGTGTTCTGGACATGGCCCGCGCCCTCCGTGCCGGCACCGCCCACCGCGCCACAGGTGATCTCGCCTACCACGTGCTGGACAGCATGGTCTCGATCGCCGAATCCGTGGAATCGGGAACGTTCGTGGACGTCACCAGCAACGCCCCCGTCTCGGCTGCCCTCCCTGAGGACTGGGCACCCGAAACCGCGACCCTTTAG
- a CDS encoding putative sugar phosphate isomerase/epimerase (identified by match to protein family HMM PF01261): MSYSIQLYTLRDALQEDLPGTIKKVAEIGFTQVEPYNFVATAKELGAALKENGLTAPSGHAPLLSQDQDQIFAAAKELGITTVIDPFLPAEHWQDAETIQATAAKLNAAAKKGAEYGIRVGYHNHAWELESTIEGKTALEYFEGLLDPELVLEVDTYWVAVGGQDPVELLARLGDRVKLIHIKDGPGNTDTKAQQPAGQGTIPVLDVIAAAKSLEVGVVEFDDYSGDIFQGITESLQFLTAAASANAAEGTVSREAGA; the protein is encoded by the coding sequence ATGTCTTACTCGATCCAGCTCTACACCTTGCGGGACGCTCTGCAGGAAGACCTGCCGGGAACCATCAAGAAGGTTGCCGAGATTGGTTTCACGCAGGTTGAGCCGTACAACTTCGTGGCCACGGCCAAGGAACTCGGTGCTGCATTGAAGGAGAACGGCCTCACCGCTCCATCGGGCCACGCGCCGCTGCTGTCACAGGACCAGGACCAGATTTTCGCAGCGGCCAAGGAACTGGGCATCACCACCGTCATCGATCCCTTCCTTCCGGCTGAGCATTGGCAGGACGCCGAAACCATCCAGGCCACGGCAGCCAAGCTCAACGCTGCAGCCAAAAAGGGCGCTGAGTACGGCATCCGGGTGGGCTATCACAACCACGCGTGGGAGCTGGAGTCCACCATTGAGGGCAAGACCGCCCTGGAATACTTCGAAGGACTGCTGGATCCGGAACTTGTCCTGGAAGTGGACACGTACTGGGTGGCGGTCGGCGGCCAGGATCCCGTGGAGCTCTTGGCCCGCTTGGGTGACCGCGTGAAGCTCATCCATATCAAGGACGGACCGGGTAACACAGACACCAAGGCACAGCAGCCTGCAGGCCAGGGCACCATTCCGGTGCTGGACGTTATCGCCGCAGCCAAGTCCCTGGAAGTAGGCGTCGTGGAGTTTGATGACTACTCCGGCGACATCTTCCAAGGCATCACCGAGAGCCTGCAATTCCTGACCGCCGCTGCCAGCGCCAACGCCGCCGAGGGCACCGTTTCCCGGGAGGCCGGCGCATGA